The proteins below come from a single Pedobacter aquae genomic window:
- a CDS encoding PQQ-dependent sugar dehydrogenase, whose amino-acid sequence MPIIPTPITIVRLSFISVLAILLIACSDKKNDLQTIDYVQLDKSLLKVEVLSDSLQVPWDMVVSNDRNLFFTEQYGAVSVINLETNQQRKILVIPEVWHKRTAGLLSLTVHPDFKQNPYVYVHYTTKTDSLIYNHLVRYTLKGDTLISPKELLKIKGFTAHNGGRLAFSNNGKLLWATGDAYNGDESQDVNFLNGKILRLNADGGIPSDNPNPKSYVWARGFRNMQGLTVTDKGYIFTSEHGDAIEDEVNLIEKDRNYGWPAIEGLHNLPQEIAFAKANHTKEPVKSWTPVIAPSGITYYGSSAIAEWKNSLLLSTLKAKSLRVLKLDEEGKAITSEEIFFDNHYGRLRDVCVDADGAVYISTSNKDWKPQVGFPLAGDDKILKISLTDKALKKPLLGSKVSALADTKDKAIDAAQLYQNYCVSCHQADGKGVKGIFPALAGSNLVNGSSSNLVKALLKGINRAENPQKMPGFAFLKDDELAAVMNYIRQSWGNQAAKVTEKEIKQNR is encoded by the coding sequence ATGCCAATTATACCTACACCAATTACAATTGTAAGATTAAGCTTTATTTCAGTTTTAGCTATTTTACTGATTGCTTGTTCAGATAAAAAGAACGATTTACAAACTATTGATTATGTGCAGCTTGATAAAAGCTTACTTAAAGTAGAAGTTTTAAGTGATAGTCTTCAAGTGCCATGGGATATGGTTGTTTCTAATGATAGAAATCTTTTCTTTACAGAGCAATATGGGGCGGTATCGGTTATCAATTTAGAGACAAATCAGCAAAGAAAAATATTAGTAATACCAGAAGTTTGGCATAAAAGAACAGCAGGCTTATTAAGCTTAACGGTTCATCCTGATTTTAAACAAAACCCATATGTATATGTGCATTATACTACCAAAACAGATTCTTTAATTTATAATCATTTGGTGAGGTATACCCTTAAAGGAGATACTTTAATATCTCCGAAAGAATTATTGAAAATTAAAGGTTTTACGGCACATAATGGTGGTAGGTTGGCTTTTTCTAATAATGGTAAATTGCTATGGGCTACCGGAGATGCTTATAACGGCGATGAATCTCAAGATGTAAACTTTCTAAACGGAAAAATTTTACGCTTAAACGCTGATGGTGGCATCCCATCAGATAATCCAAACCCTAAAAGCTATGTATGGGCCAGAGGTTTTAGAAATATGCAAGGCTTAACCGTTACAGATAAAGGTTATATTTTTACTTCAGAACATGGCGATGCTATTGAAGATGAAGTTAATTTAATTGAAAAGGACCGCAATTATGGTTGGCCAGCTATTGAGGGCTTACATAATTTACCACAAGAAATCGCTTTTGCTAAAGCAAATCATACCAAAGAGCCAGTTAAATCATGGACACCTGTAATTGCCCCCTCAGGTATTACTTATTATGGTTCTTCGGCCATAGCCGAGTGGAAAAACAGTTTGTTACTTAGCACCTTAAAGGCAAAAAGTTTAAGGGTTTTAAAACTTGATGAGGAAGGCAAAGCCATCACTTCCGAAGAGATATTTTTCGACAACCATTATGGTCGCTTACGCGATGTTTGTGTAGATGCCGATGGCGCTGTTTATATCTCTACAAGTAATAAAGATTGGAAACCACAGGTTGGTTTTCCTTTAGCTGGCGATGATAAAATCTTGAAAATTAGTTTAACGGATAAAGCTTTGAAAAAGCCATTGTTAGGTTCAAAAGTATCAGCGCTAGCAGATACCAAAGATAAAGCGATTGATGCAGCACAGCTTTATCAAAATTATTGTGTTTCTTGCCATCAAGCAGACGGAAAAGGAGTGAAGGGGATTTTTCCGGCTTTAGCGGGCTCTAATTTGGTTAATGGTTCTTCATCTAACCTAGTTAAAGCTCTTTTAAAAGGTATAAACAGAGCAGAAAATCCACAAAAAATGCCAGGCTTCGCTTTTTTAAAAGATGATGAATTAGCGGCTGTTATGAATTATATTAGACAAAGTTGGGGAAATCAAGCAGCTAAAGTAACCGAAAAAGAAATTAAACAAAATCGCTAG
- a CDS encoding BNR-4 repeat-containing protein, with translation MKNLCLLLFISFNTLAIAQENPLTLNQKDNGYRGIWYSNQPSNDEYVYKYSGGLGTYPANHYPFSIYVKEVNKTFFCYGGSDASGKTLLHTVSYFDHQTGMVPKPTVVLDKKTDNAHDNPVMNIDKEGYIWLFSTAHGTNSPSYIHKSKKPYDINEFEEIKATKLVNGEVVAMNNFSYLQTWYQPDNGFINLFTHYDRKVIPGQPSKPRRTISFMTSQNGVNYSDWKDIGTIEEGHYQTSGSFKNTVGTSFNFHPIKVGENGLNYRSNLYYIQTSDFGKSWQNAKGETLNVPLKDIQNQALVKDYYSDGLNVYINDLAYDQSGNPVILYLTSKGYEAGPEQGPRIWHTARFTGTDWEIYPITTSGNNYDMGSLYIDEKGVWRVIGPTTTGPQPYNTGGEMVLWTSKNQGKTWKSKALTAGSMYNHSYARRPVNVHPDFYAFWADGHGRQKSVSRLYFADIKGNVYQLPTIITTDFAKPIRIKKINR, from the coding sequence ATGAAGAATTTATGTCTTTTATTATTTATAAGTTTTAACACTTTAGCTATAGCTCAAGAAAATCCTTTAACATTAAACCAAAAAGACAATGGTTATAGAGGCATTTGGTATAGCAACCAACCTTCTAATGATGAATATGTATATAAATACAGCGGCGGCTTAGGAACTTATCCTGCCAATCATTATCCATTTTCTATTTATGTAAAAGAGGTTAATAAAACTTTCTTTTGTTATGGCGGGAGCGATGCTTCAGGGAAAACCTTACTTCATACGGTTTCTTATTTTGACCATCAAACAGGTATGGTTCCAAAACCAACAGTGGTTTTAGATAAGAAAACTGATAATGCGCATGATAACCCGGTGATGAATATTGATAAAGAAGGCTATATCTGGCTTTTTTCTACAGCGCATGGTACCAATAGTCCTTCTTATATCCATAAAAGTAAAAAGCCTTACGATATTAATGAGTTTGAAGAAATTAAAGCTACTAAGCTAGTTAATGGCGAAGTAGTAGCCATGAACAACTTCTCTTATCTACAAACTTGGTATCAGCCAGATAATGGCTTTATCAATTTATTTACCCATTACGATAGAAAGGTTATTCCGGGGCAACCCTCTAAACCAAGAAGAACCATCAGTTTCATGACAAGCCAAAACGGCGTTAACTATTCTGATTGGAAAGATATAGGTACTATAGAAGAAGGTCATTACCAAACTAGCGGAAGTTTTAAGAATACAGTTGGTACAAGTTTTAATTTTCATCCTATTAAAGTGGGCGAAAACGGACTCAATTATAGAAGTAATCTTTACTATATACAAACTTCTGATTTTGGTAAAAGCTGGCAGAATGCTAAAGGAGAAACTTTAAATGTCCCTCTTAAAGATATTCAAAACCAAGCACTTGTAAAAGATTATTATAGCGATGGTTTAAATGTTTATATCAACGATTTAGCTTATGACCAAAGCGGAAATCCAGTAATTTTGTACCTCACCAGTAAGGGTTATGAAGCAGGGCCAGAACAAGGTCCGCGTATTTGGCATACAGCCAGATTTACTGGTACTGATTGGGAAATCTATCCTATAACTACATCAGGGAATAATTATGATATGGGTTCTTTATATATAGATGAAAAAGGTGTGTGGCGAGTAATTGGCCCAACAACAACAGGTCCGCAACCTTACAATACTGGCGGTGAAATGGTGCTTTGGACAAGCAAAAATCAAGGTAAAACCTGGAAAAGTAAAGCTTTAACCGCTGGTAGTATGTACAATCATTCTTATGCCAGAAGACCGGTAAATGTTCATCCAGATTTTTATGCCTTTTGGGCCGATGGGCATGGAAGGCAAAAGTCTGTTTCTAGATTGTATTTTGCTGATATCAAGGGTAATGTTTATCAATTACCAACTATAATTACAACAGATTTTGCAAAGCCTATACGCATAAAAAAGATAAATAGATAA
- a CDS encoding RagB/SusD family nutrient uptake outer membrane protein yields MGNPLGQNIPTAEMNNAYEANDARKAVSMRTSYVLSGNTVTHNYIVKYSGTPAANIDGDNNWIVLRYADVLLMYAEALNELGYVADGPAFTYLNQIRTRAGLPIKTSNNANLALRVADQAAFRLAIEQERFVELAFEGHRWFDLVRTDRALTLLSSKGMEVHEALFPIPQTQIDINKAKITQNPGYN; encoded by the coding sequence GTGGGTAACCCTCTAGGACAAAATATCCCTACAGCAGAAATGAACAATGCTTATGAAGCTAATGATGCAAGAAAAGCAGTTTCTATGCGTACCAGCTATGTTTTATCCGGAAACACGGTTACTCATAATTACATCGTGAAATATTCTGGTACACCAGCGGCTAATATAGATGGTGATAATAACTGGATTGTTTTGAGGTATGCTGATGTTCTTTTGATGTACGCAGAAGCTTTAAATGAGCTAGGTTATGTTGCTGACGGACCTGCATTTACTTACTTAAATCAGATTAGAACTAGAGCTGGTTTACCTATTAAAACCAGCAATAATGCTAATTTAGCTTTAAGAGTGGCAGACCAAGCAGCTTTCAGATTAGCTATAGAACAAGAAAGATTTGTGGAGCTAGCTTTTGAAGGTCACCGTTGGTTTGATTTGGTAAGAACAGATAGAGCTTTAACTTTATTAAGTTCTAAAGGAATGGAAGTGCATGAAGCTTTATTCCCTATACCGCAAACGCAAATAGATATTAACAAAGCTAAAATAACCCAAAACCCGGGCTATAATTAA